One stretch of Oncorhynchus clarkii lewisi isolate Uvic-CL-2024 chromosome 3, UVic_Ocla_1.0, whole genome shotgun sequence DNA includes these proteins:
- the LOC139389332 gene encoding kell blood group glycoprotein isoform X7, producing MRNVSGCNKLNPDRPNKTQQSMAETPAEPQIDCELRPPSNTLSEPQLQYQLHPLSEPQPLPQPDTLPQPLPQPQPDSLPEPQLQPQPGSLPQPWPLPQPQPDSLPEPQLLPQPDTLPEPQPQPQPDSLPRPQLLPQPDTLHEPQPLPQPDTLPHPLPQPQPDSLPGPQLLPQPDTLPEPQPQSEEEVKPWVWTRHCVLLLFLLASSFCASIVGLAYYSQQHLPPESTPPASPPCTSPACQRATARLSISVDPFSQPCDYFLFPCGSEGASLSNRGRQRGKGMPLHPQGHKSRAAQAEKERERGRKERKTGTDIIEKAPADRMPDRQTALLLTMREILEAEDRSSPGNSAKQKACMFYRSCMDTGPTETAGPEPFLRLVHKLGGWAVSGRWNQTDFNSTLSLLMRDYGTFPFFSVYVGKDPNDTQGDKRYIQIDQPDFQIPTEWSSKTQKSKANTQILRLFLASYQRLLALLGSPSSSTILHIGLFISLSSELAVAASPLPHRLQQGLLYQRITIKELQTLAPAIDWLGCLQTTFHPHPVSQSDHVLLHNLPYIVHMSRIIGKWLNKHELSGSGPLHTFMVLSLLHTVIPALDSRFTQTERNFSLALGTTEEDVPRWRQCVLQTEKGFDTVLKHILRETTAYTEAEELIQNVYSSIKSKLPDLRWRDEESRMSVLNKIQSLTPRLSTKNNIFSEAELNQLYSKRQRPSKLFSQAEGDDIWSLTPFLSGNELVFPIGMFVQPLFHPTYPRAINFGVLGSLMAKDILHLLLPNIHSQSVSPRSIAECVRYQYLSMTEGPGREGAFSLSPAQQQEMWVQYSALQIALQAYNQSLKKYPGDSSLSGLSHTHLFLTSFTQINCDSDPYHEFMPFEPSFLVTVICGYSNLCPTTLSCPNKPQQHLLGTC from the exons ATGAGAAACGTCAGTGGCTGCAACAAGCTAAACCCAGACAGACCGAACAAGACACAACAGAGTATGGCAGAAACCCCAGCAGAGCCTCAG ATTGACTGTGAGCTGCGGCCCCCATCTAATACCCTTTCTGAGCCTCAGCTCCAGTACCAACTACATCCTCTCTCTGAGCCCCAGCCACTACCCCAGCCTGATACCCTTCCCCAGCCCCTGCCCCAGCCTCAGCCAGATAGCCTTCCTGagccccagctccagcctcagccgGGTAGCCTTCCCCAGCCTTGGCCCCTGCCCCAGCCTCAGCCGGATAGCCTTCCTGAGCCCCAGCTCCTACCCCAGCCTGATACCCTCCctgagccccagccccagcctcagccggATAGCCTTCCTAGGCCCCAGCTCCTACCCCAGCCTGATACCCTCCATGAGCCCCAGCCACTACCCCAGCCTGATACCCTTCCCCATCCCCTGCCCCAGCCTCAGCCGGATAGCCTTCCTGGGCCCCAGCTCCTACCCCAGCCTGATACCCTCCCTGAGCCCCAGCCCCAGTCTGAAGAGGAGGTGAAGCCCTGGGTGTGGACACGTCACTGCgtactccttctcttcctcctggcATCCTCCTTCTGTGCCTCCATAGTGGGCCTGGCCTACTACTCCCAGCAGCACCTCCCACCAGAGAGCACACCGCCAGCCTCTCCTCCATGTACCTCCCCAGCTTGTCAGAGGGCTACCGCCCGTCTTTCCATCTCAGTCGACCCCTTCTCTCAGCCCTGTGACTACTTCCTGTTTCCCTGTGGGTCTGAAGGGGCGTCTCTGTccaacagggggagacagaggggcaAGGGCATGCCCCTACACCCACAGGGCCACAAGAGCAGGGCAgcacaggcagagaaagagagagaaagagggaggaaggagagaaagacaggcacGGACATAATAGAAAAGGCTCCAGCAGACAgaatgccagacagacagactgcactACTGCTGACAATGAGGGAGATTTTGG AAGCTGAGGACCGCTCCAGCCCGGGTAACTCAGCGAAGCAGAAGGCCTGTATGTTCTACCGTTCTTGTATGGACACTGGCCCCACAGAGACCGCCGGGCCAGAACCTTTCCTCAGACTAGTCCACAAG ctGGGTGGCTGGGCTGTATCAGGCCGGTGGAACCAGACAGATTTCAACTCCACTCTGTCTCTACTGATGAGAGACTATGGCACCTTCCCATTCTTTAGTGTTTATGTGGGCAAGGATCCTAACGACACTCAAGGAGACAAGCGATACATACAG ATTGATCAGCCGGATTTTCAGATACCTACTGAATGGAGCAGCAAGACTCAGAAGTCCAAAGCTAACACCCAG aTCCTGCGTCTGTTCCTGGCCTCGTATCAGAGGTTGCTGGCCCTGTTGGGCTCTCCCTCCAGCAGCACCATTCTCCATATAGGCctgttcatctctctgtcctctgaacTGGCTGTAGCTGCCTCTCCTCTGCCGCATCGCCTGCAACAGGGGCTGCTGTACCAGCGCATCACCATCAAAGAGCTACAg ACCCTGGCCCCTGCCATTGATTGGCTGGGCTGTCTACAGACCACCTTCCATCCCCACCCTGTTAGCCAATCGGATCACGTCCTCCTGCACAACCTCCCTTACATAGTCCACATGTCCCGCATCATCGGCAAATGGCTGAACAAGCATGAATTGAGTGGCAG TGGCCCTCTTCACACCTTCATGGTCCTCAGTCTCCTCCACACTGTCATACCCGCGCTGGACTCCAGGTTCACTCAGACAGAGAGGAATTTCTCTTTAGCTCTGGGGACTACAGAGGAG GATGTCCCTCGCTGGAGGCAGTGTGTTCTGCAGACTGAGAAAGGGTTTGACACGGTACTAAAACACATACTGAGAGAGACCACCGCATACACAGAG GCAGAGGAGCTGATTCAGAATGTCTATTCCTCCATCAAGTCCAAACTACCTGATCTCAGGTGGAGAGATGAGGAGTCTCGCATGTCTGTTTTGAATAAG ATTCAGTCTCTAACTCCAAGACTTTCAACtaaaaacaacattttcagtgAAGCTGAACTCAACCAACTGTATTCAAAG cgcCAGAGACCAAGCAAACTCTTTTCCCAGGCTGAAGGAGATGATAT TTGGTCCCTCACTCCATTTCTCTCCGGCAATGAGCTAGTCTTTCCCATAGGGATGTTTGTCCAGCCTCTCTTCCACCCTACCTATCCCAG GGCCATCAACTTTGGGGTTTTGGGATCTTTGATGGCCAAAGATATTCTCCATCTCCTTCTACCCAACA TCCATTCTCAGAGTGTGTCTCCCAGGTCCATAGCAGAGTGTGTGCGGTACCAGTACCTGAGTATGACAGagggaccagggagagagggggcgtTCTCGCTGTCACCGGCACAGCAGCAGGAGATGTGGGTGCAGTACTCTGCTCTGCAGATTGCACTACAG GCTTACAATCAGAGTTTGAAGAAGTATCCTGGCGACTCCTCTCTCTCAGGCCTCTCTCACACTCATCTGTTCCTTACTTCATTCACTCAG ATCAACTGCGACTCTGACCCGTACCACGAGTTCATGCCCTTTGAACCTTCCTTTCTGGTTACTGTCATCTGTGGGTACTCTAACCTCTGCCCTACGACCCTCTCCTGCCCCAACAAACCCCAGCAGCACCTCTTAGGGACATGCTGA
- the LOC139389332 gene encoding kell blood group glycoprotein isoform X8, which translates to MRNVSGCNKLNPDRPNKTQQSMAETPAEPQPLPQPDTLPQPLPQPQPDSLPEPQLQPQPGSLPQPWPLPQPQPDSLPEPQLLPQPDTLPEPQPQPQPDSLPRPQLLPQPDTLHEPQPLPQPDTLPHPLPQPQPDSLPGPQLLPQPDTLPEPQPQSEEEVKPWVWTRHCVLLLFLLASSFCASIVGLAYYSQQHLPPESTPPASPPCTSPACQRATARLSISVDPFSQPCDYFLFPCGSEGASLSNRGRQRGKGMPLHPQGHKSRAAQAEKERERGRKERKTGTDIIEKAPADRMPDRQTALLLTMREILEAEDRSSPGNSAKQKACMFYRSCMDTGPTETAGPEPFLRLVHKLGGWAVSGRWNQTDFNSTLSLLMRDYGTFPFFSVYVGKDPNDTQGDKRYIQIDQPDFQIPTEWSSKTQKSKANTQILRLFLASYQRLLALLGSPSSSTILHIGLFISLSSELAVAASPLPHRLQQGLLYQRITIKELQTLAPAIDWLGCLQTTFHPHPVSQSDHVLLHNLPYIVHMSRIIGKWLNKHELSGSGPLHTFMVLSLLHTVIPALDSRFTQTERNFSLALGTTEEDVPRWRQCVLQTEKGFDTVLKHILRETTAYTEAEELIQNVYSSIKSKLPDLRWRDEESRMSVLNKIQSLTPRLSTKNNIFSEAELNQLYSKRQRPSKLFSQAEGDDIWSLTPFLSGNELVFPIGMFVQPLFHPTYPRAINFGVLGSLMAKDILHLLLPNIHSQSVSPRSIAECVRYQYLSMTEGPGREGAFSLSPAQQQEMWVQYSALQIALQAYNQSLKKYPGDSSLSGLSHTHLFLTSFTQINCDSDPYHEFMPFEPSFLVTVICGYSNLCPTTLSCPNKPQQHLLGTC; encoded by the exons ATGAGAAACGTCAGTGGCTGCAACAAGCTAAACCCAGACAGACCGAACAAGACACAACAGAGTATGGCAGAAACCCCAGCAGAGCCTCAG CCACTACCCCAGCCTGATACCCTTCCCCAGCCCCTGCCCCAGCCTCAGCCAGATAGCCTTCCTGagccccagctccagcctcagccgGGTAGCCTTCCCCAGCCTTGGCCCCTGCCCCAGCCTCAGCCGGATAGCCTTCCTGAGCCCCAGCTCCTACCCCAGCCTGATACCCTCCctgagccccagccccagcctcagccggATAGCCTTCCTAGGCCCCAGCTCCTACCCCAGCCTGATACCCTCCATGAGCCCCAGCCACTACCCCAGCCTGATACCCTTCCCCATCCCCTGCCCCAGCCTCAGCCGGATAGCCTTCCTGGGCCCCAGCTCCTACCCCAGCCTGATACCCTCCCTGAGCCCCAGCCCCAGTCTGAAGAGGAGGTGAAGCCCTGGGTGTGGACACGTCACTGCgtactccttctcttcctcctggcATCCTCCTTCTGTGCCTCCATAGTGGGCCTGGCCTACTACTCCCAGCAGCACCTCCCACCAGAGAGCACACCGCCAGCCTCTCCTCCATGTACCTCCCCAGCTTGTCAGAGGGCTACCGCCCGTCTTTCCATCTCAGTCGACCCCTTCTCTCAGCCCTGTGACTACTTCCTGTTTCCCTGTGGGTCTGAAGGGGCGTCTCTGTccaacagggggagacagaggggcaAGGGCATGCCCCTACACCCACAGGGCCACAAGAGCAGGGCAgcacaggcagagaaagagagagaaagagggaggaaggagagaaagacaggcacGGACATAATAGAAAAGGCTCCAGCAGACAgaatgccagacagacagactgcactACTGCTGACAATGAGGGAGATTTTGG AAGCTGAGGACCGCTCCAGCCCGGGTAACTCAGCGAAGCAGAAGGCCTGTATGTTCTACCGTTCTTGTATGGACACTGGCCCCACAGAGACCGCCGGGCCAGAACCTTTCCTCAGACTAGTCCACAAG ctGGGTGGCTGGGCTGTATCAGGCCGGTGGAACCAGACAGATTTCAACTCCACTCTGTCTCTACTGATGAGAGACTATGGCACCTTCCCATTCTTTAGTGTTTATGTGGGCAAGGATCCTAACGACACTCAAGGAGACAAGCGATACATACAG ATTGATCAGCCGGATTTTCAGATACCTACTGAATGGAGCAGCAAGACTCAGAAGTCCAAAGCTAACACCCAG aTCCTGCGTCTGTTCCTGGCCTCGTATCAGAGGTTGCTGGCCCTGTTGGGCTCTCCCTCCAGCAGCACCATTCTCCATATAGGCctgttcatctctctgtcctctgaacTGGCTGTAGCTGCCTCTCCTCTGCCGCATCGCCTGCAACAGGGGCTGCTGTACCAGCGCATCACCATCAAAGAGCTACAg ACCCTGGCCCCTGCCATTGATTGGCTGGGCTGTCTACAGACCACCTTCCATCCCCACCCTGTTAGCCAATCGGATCACGTCCTCCTGCACAACCTCCCTTACATAGTCCACATGTCCCGCATCATCGGCAAATGGCTGAACAAGCATGAATTGAGTGGCAG TGGCCCTCTTCACACCTTCATGGTCCTCAGTCTCCTCCACACTGTCATACCCGCGCTGGACTCCAGGTTCACTCAGACAGAGAGGAATTTCTCTTTAGCTCTGGGGACTACAGAGGAG GATGTCCCTCGCTGGAGGCAGTGTGTTCTGCAGACTGAGAAAGGGTTTGACACGGTACTAAAACACATACTGAGAGAGACCACCGCATACACAGAG GCAGAGGAGCTGATTCAGAATGTCTATTCCTCCATCAAGTCCAAACTACCTGATCTCAGGTGGAGAGATGAGGAGTCTCGCATGTCTGTTTTGAATAAG ATTCAGTCTCTAACTCCAAGACTTTCAACtaaaaacaacattttcagtgAAGCTGAACTCAACCAACTGTATTCAAAG cgcCAGAGACCAAGCAAACTCTTTTCCCAGGCTGAAGGAGATGATAT TTGGTCCCTCACTCCATTTCTCTCCGGCAATGAGCTAGTCTTTCCCATAGGGATGTTTGTCCAGCCTCTCTTCCACCCTACCTATCCCAG GGCCATCAACTTTGGGGTTTTGGGATCTTTGATGGCCAAAGATATTCTCCATCTCCTTCTACCCAACA TCCATTCTCAGAGTGTGTCTCCCAGGTCCATAGCAGAGTGTGTGCGGTACCAGTACCTGAGTATGACAGagggaccagggagagagggggcgtTCTCGCTGTCACCGGCACAGCAGCAGGAGATGTGGGTGCAGTACTCTGCTCTGCAGATTGCACTACAG GCTTACAATCAGAGTTTGAAGAAGTATCCTGGCGACTCCTCTCTCTCAGGCCTCTCTCACACTCATCTGTTCCTTACTTCATTCACTCAG ATCAACTGCGACTCTGACCCGTACCACGAGTTCATGCCCTTTGAACCTTCCTTTCTGGTTACTGTCATCTGTGGGTACTCTAACCTCTGCCCTACGACCCTCTCCTGCCCCAACAAACCCCAGCAGCACCTCTTAGGGACATGCTGA
- the LOC139389332 gene encoding kell blood group glycoprotein isoform X2, producing the protein MRNVSGCNKLNPDRPNKTQQSMAETPAEPQIDCELRPPSNTLSEPQLQYQLHPLSEPQPLPQPDTLPQPLPQPQPDSLPEPQLQPQPGSLPQPWPLPQPQPDSLPEPQLLPQPDTLPEPQPQPQPDSLPRPQLLPQPDTLHEPQPLPQPDTLPHPLPQPQPDSLPGPQLLPQPDTLPEPQPQSEEEVKPWVWTRHCVLLLFLLASSFCASIVGLAYYSQQHLPPESTPPASPPCTSPACQRATARLSISVDPFSQPCDYFLFPCGSEGASLSNRGRQRGKGMPLHPQGHKSRAAQAEKERERGRKERKTGTDIIEKAPADRMPDRQTALLLTMREILEAEDRSSPGNSAKQKACMFYRSCMDTGPTETAGPEPFLRLVHKLGGWAVSGRWNQTDFNSTLSLLMRDYGTFPFFSVYVGKDPNDTQGDKRYIQIDQPDFQIPTEWSSKTQKSKANTQILRLFLASYQRLLALLGSPSSSTILHIGLFISLSSELAVAASPLPHRLQQGLLYQRITIKELQTLAPAIDWLGCLQTTFHPHPVSQSDHVLLHNLPYIVHMSRIIGKWLNKHELSGSGPLHTFMVLSLLHTVIPALDSRFTQTERNFSLALGTTEEDVPRWRQCVLQTEKGFDTVLKHILRETTAYTEAEELIQNVYSSIKSKLPDLRWRDEESRMSVLNKIQSLTPRLSTKNNIFSEAELNQLYSKSLSLQRQRPSKLFSQAEGDDIWSLTPFLSGNELVFPIGMFVQPLFHPTYPRAINFGVLGSLMAKDILHLLLPNIHSQSVSPRSIAECVRYQYLSMTEGPGREGAFSLSPAQQQEMWVQYSALQIALQAYNQSLKKYPGDSSLSGLSHTHLFLTSFTQINCDSDPYHEFMPFEPSFLVTVICGYSNLCPTTLSCPNKPQQHLLGTC; encoded by the exons ATGAGAAACGTCAGTGGCTGCAACAAGCTAAACCCAGACAGACCGAACAAGACACAACAGAGTATGGCAGAAACCCCAGCAGAGCCTCAG ATTGACTGTGAGCTGCGGCCCCCATCTAATACCCTTTCTGAGCCTCAGCTCCAGTACCAACTACATCCTCTCTCTGAGCCCCAGCCACTACCCCAGCCTGATACCCTTCCCCAGCCCCTGCCCCAGCCTCAGCCAGATAGCCTTCCTGagccccagctccagcctcagccgGGTAGCCTTCCCCAGCCTTGGCCCCTGCCCCAGCCTCAGCCGGATAGCCTTCCTGAGCCCCAGCTCCTACCCCAGCCTGATACCCTCCctgagccccagccccagcctcagccggATAGCCTTCCTAGGCCCCAGCTCCTACCCCAGCCTGATACCCTCCATGAGCCCCAGCCACTACCCCAGCCTGATACCCTTCCCCATCCCCTGCCCCAGCCTCAGCCGGATAGCCTTCCTGGGCCCCAGCTCCTACCCCAGCCTGATACCCTCCCTGAGCCCCAGCCCCAGTCTGAAGAGGAGGTGAAGCCCTGGGTGTGGACACGTCACTGCgtactccttctcttcctcctggcATCCTCCTTCTGTGCCTCCATAGTGGGCCTGGCCTACTACTCCCAGCAGCACCTCCCACCAGAGAGCACACCGCCAGCCTCTCCTCCATGTACCTCCCCAGCTTGTCAGAGGGCTACCGCCCGTCTTTCCATCTCAGTCGACCCCTTCTCTCAGCCCTGTGACTACTTCCTGTTTCCCTGTGGGTCTGAAGGGGCGTCTCTGTccaacagggggagacagaggggcaAGGGCATGCCCCTACACCCACAGGGCCACAAGAGCAGGGCAgcacaggcagagaaagagagagaaagagggaggaaggagagaaagacaggcacGGACATAATAGAAAAGGCTCCAGCAGACAgaatgccagacagacagactgcactACTGCTGACAATGAGGGAGATTTTGG AAGCTGAGGACCGCTCCAGCCCGGGTAACTCAGCGAAGCAGAAGGCCTGTATGTTCTACCGTTCTTGTATGGACACTGGCCCCACAGAGACCGCCGGGCCAGAACCTTTCCTCAGACTAGTCCACAAG ctGGGTGGCTGGGCTGTATCAGGCCGGTGGAACCAGACAGATTTCAACTCCACTCTGTCTCTACTGATGAGAGACTATGGCACCTTCCCATTCTTTAGTGTTTATGTGGGCAAGGATCCTAACGACACTCAAGGAGACAAGCGATACATACAG ATTGATCAGCCGGATTTTCAGATACCTACTGAATGGAGCAGCAAGACTCAGAAGTCCAAAGCTAACACCCAG aTCCTGCGTCTGTTCCTGGCCTCGTATCAGAGGTTGCTGGCCCTGTTGGGCTCTCCCTCCAGCAGCACCATTCTCCATATAGGCctgttcatctctctgtcctctgaacTGGCTGTAGCTGCCTCTCCTCTGCCGCATCGCCTGCAACAGGGGCTGCTGTACCAGCGCATCACCATCAAAGAGCTACAg ACCCTGGCCCCTGCCATTGATTGGCTGGGCTGTCTACAGACCACCTTCCATCCCCACCCTGTTAGCCAATCGGATCACGTCCTCCTGCACAACCTCCCTTACATAGTCCACATGTCCCGCATCATCGGCAAATGGCTGAACAAGCATGAATTGAGTGGCAG TGGCCCTCTTCACACCTTCATGGTCCTCAGTCTCCTCCACACTGTCATACCCGCGCTGGACTCCAGGTTCACTCAGACAGAGAGGAATTTCTCTTTAGCTCTGGGGACTACAGAGGAG GATGTCCCTCGCTGGAGGCAGTGTGTTCTGCAGACTGAGAAAGGGTTTGACACGGTACTAAAACACATACTGAGAGAGACCACCGCATACACAGAG GCAGAGGAGCTGATTCAGAATGTCTATTCCTCCATCAAGTCCAAACTACCTGATCTCAGGTGGAGAGATGAGGAGTCTCGCATGTCTGTTTTGAATAAG ATTCAGTCTCTAACTCCAAGACTTTCAACtaaaaacaacattttcagtgAAGCTGAACTCAACCAACTGTATTCAAAG tctctctccctccagcgcCAGAGACCAAGCAAACTCTTTTCCCAGGCTGAAGGAGATGATAT TTGGTCCCTCACTCCATTTCTCTCCGGCAATGAGCTAGTCTTTCCCATAGGGATGTTTGTCCAGCCTCTCTTCCACCCTACCTATCCCAG GGCCATCAACTTTGGGGTTTTGGGATCTTTGATGGCCAAAGATATTCTCCATCTCCTTCTACCCAACA TCCATTCTCAGAGTGTGTCTCCCAGGTCCATAGCAGAGTGTGTGCGGTACCAGTACCTGAGTATGACAGagggaccagggagagagggggcgtTCTCGCTGTCACCGGCACAGCAGCAGGAGATGTGGGTGCAGTACTCTGCTCTGCAGATTGCACTACAG GCTTACAATCAGAGTTTGAAGAAGTATCCTGGCGACTCCTCTCTCTCAGGCCTCTCTCACACTCATCTGTTCCTTACTTCATTCACTCAG ATCAACTGCGACTCTGACCCGTACCACGAGTTCATGCCCTTTGAACCTTCCTTTCTGGTTACTGTCATCTGTGGGTACTCTAACCTCTGCCCTACGACCCTCTCCTGCCCCAACAAACCCCAGCAGCACCTCTTAGGGACATGCTGA
- the LOC139389332 gene encoding kell blood group glycoprotein isoform X3, which translates to MRNVSGCNKLNPDRPNKTQQSMAETPAEPQIDCELRPPSNTLSEPQLQYQLHPLSEPQPLPQPDTLPQPLPQPQPDSLPEPQLQPQPGSLPQPWPLPQPQPDSLPEPQLLPQPDTLPEPQPQPQPDSLPRPQLLPQPDTLHEPQPLPQPDTLPHPLPQPQPDSLPGPQLLPQPDTLPEPQPQSEEEVKPWVWTRHCVLLLFLLASSFCASIVGLAYYSQQHLPPESTPPASPPCTSPACQRATARLSISVDPFSQPCDYFLFPCGSEGASLSNRGRQRGKGMPLHPQGHKSRAAQAEKERERGRKERKTGTDIIEKAPADRMPDRQTALLLTMREILAEDRSSPGNSAKQKACMFYRSCMDTGPTETAGPEPFLRLVHKLGGWAVSGRWNQTDFNSTLSLLMRDYGTFPFFSVYVGKDPNDTQGDKRYIQIDQPDFQIPTEWSSKTQKSKANTQILRLFLASYQRLLALLGSPSSSTILHIGLFISLSSELAVAASPLPHRLQQGLLYQRITIKELQTLAPAIDWLGCLQTTFHPHPVSQSDHVLLHNLPYIVHMSRIIGKWLNKHELSGSGPLHTFMVLSLLHTVIPALDSRFTQTERNFSLALGTTEEDVPRWRQCVLQTEKGFDTVLKHILRETTAYTEAEELIQNVYSSIKSKLPDLRWRDEESRMSVLNKIQSLTPRLSTKNNIFSEAELNQLYSKRQRPSKLFSQAEGDDIWSLTPFLSGNELVFPIGMFVQPLFHPTYPRAINFGVLGSLMAKDILHLLLPNIHSQSVSPRSIAECVRYQYLSMTEGPGREGAFSLSPAQQQEMWVQYSALQIALQAYNQSLKKYPGDSSLSGLSHTHLFLTSFTQINCDSDPYHEFMPFEPSFLVTVICGYSNLCPTTLSCPNKPQQHLLGTC; encoded by the exons ATGAGAAACGTCAGTGGCTGCAACAAGCTAAACCCAGACAGACCGAACAAGACACAACAGAGTATGGCAGAAACCCCAGCAGAGCCTCAG ATTGACTGTGAGCTGCGGCCCCCATCTAATACCCTTTCTGAGCCTCAGCTCCAGTACCAACTACATCCTCTCTCTGAGCCCCAGCCACTACCCCAGCCTGATACCCTTCCCCAGCCCCTGCCCCAGCCTCAGCCAGATAGCCTTCCTGagccccagctccagcctcagccgGGTAGCCTTCCCCAGCCTTGGCCCCTGCCCCAGCCTCAGCCGGATAGCCTTCCTGAGCCCCAGCTCCTACCCCAGCCTGATACCCTCCctgagccccagccccagcctcagccggATAGCCTTCCTAGGCCCCAGCTCCTACCCCAGCCTGATACCCTCCATGAGCCCCAGCCACTACCCCAGCCTGATACCCTTCCCCATCCCCTGCCCCAGCCTCAGCCGGATAGCCTTCCTGGGCCCCAGCTCCTACCCCAGCCTGATACCCTCCCTGAGCCCCAGCCCCAGTCTGAAGAGGAGGTGAAGCCCTGGGTGTGGACACGTCACTGCgtactccttctcttcctcctggcATCCTCCTTCTGTGCCTCCATAGTGGGCCTGGCCTACTACTCCCAGCAGCACCTCCCACCAGAGAGCACACCGCCAGCCTCTCCTCCATGTACCTCCCCAGCTTGTCAGAGGGCTACCGCCCGTCTTTCCATCTCAGTCGACCCCTTCTCTCAGCCCTGTGACTACTTCCTGTTTCCCTGTGGGTCTGAAGGGGCGTCTCTGTccaacagggggagacagaggggcaAGGGCATGCCCCTACACCCACAGGGCCACAAGAGCAGGGCAgcacaggcagagaaagagagagaaagagggaggaaggagagaaagacaggcacGGACATAATAGAAAAGGCTCCAGCAGACAgaatgccagacagacagactgcactACTGCTGACAATGAGGGAGATTTTGG CTGAGGACCGCTCCAGCCCGGGTAACTCAGCGAAGCAGAAGGCCTGTATGTTCTACCGTTCTTGTATGGACACTGGCCCCACAGAGACCGCCGGGCCAGAACCTTTCCTCAGACTAGTCCACAAG ctGGGTGGCTGGGCTGTATCAGGCCGGTGGAACCAGACAGATTTCAACTCCACTCTGTCTCTACTGATGAGAGACTATGGCACCTTCCCATTCTTTAGTGTTTATGTGGGCAAGGATCCTAACGACACTCAAGGAGACAAGCGATACATACAG ATTGATCAGCCGGATTTTCAGATACCTACTGAATGGAGCAGCAAGACTCAGAAGTCCAAAGCTAACACCCAG aTCCTGCGTCTGTTCCTGGCCTCGTATCAGAGGTTGCTGGCCCTGTTGGGCTCTCCCTCCAGCAGCACCATTCTCCATATAGGCctgttcatctctctgtcctctgaacTGGCTGTAGCTGCCTCTCCTCTGCCGCATCGCCTGCAACAGGGGCTGCTGTACCAGCGCATCACCATCAAAGAGCTACAg ACCCTGGCCCCTGCCATTGATTGGCTGGGCTGTCTACAGACCACCTTCCATCCCCACCCTGTTAGCCAATCGGATCACGTCCTCCTGCACAACCTCCCTTACATAGTCCACATGTCCCGCATCATCGGCAAATGGCTGAACAAGCATGAATTGAGTGGCAG TGGCCCTCTTCACACCTTCATGGTCCTCAGTCTCCTCCACACTGTCATACCCGCGCTGGACTCCAGGTTCACTCAGACAGAGAGGAATTTCTCTTTAGCTCTGGGGACTACAGAGGAG GATGTCCCTCGCTGGAGGCAGTGTGTTCTGCAGACTGAGAAAGGGTTTGACACGGTACTAAAACACATACTGAGAGAGACCACCGCATACACAGAG GCAGAGGAGCTGATTCAGAATGTCTATTCCTCCATCAAGTCCAAACTACCTGATCTCAGGTGGAGAGATGAGGAGTCTCGCATGTCTGTTTTGAATAAG ATTCAGTCTCTAACTCCAAGACTTTCAACtaaaaacaacattttcagtgAAGCTGAACTCAACCAACTGTATTCAAAG cgcCAGAGACCAAGCAAACTCTTTTCCCAGGCTGAAGGAGATGATAT TTGGTCCCTCACTCCATTTCTCTCCGGCAATGAGCTAGTCTTTCCCATAGGGATGTTTGTCCAGCCTCTCTTCCACCCTACCTATCCCAG GGCCATCAACTTTGGGGTTTTGGGATCTTTGATGGCCAAAGATATTCTCCATCTCCTTCTACCCAACA TCCATTCTCAGAGTGTGTCTCCCAGGTCCATAGCAGAGTGTGTGCGGTACCAGTACCTGAGTATGACAGagggaccagggagagagggggcgtTCTCGCTGTCACCGGCACAGCAGCAGGAGATGTGGGTGCAGTACTCTGCTCTGCAGATTGCACTACAG GCTTACAATCAGAGTTTGAAGAAGTATCCTGGCGACTCCTCTCTCTCAGGCCTCTCTCACACTCATCTGTTCCTTACTTCATTCACTCAG ATCAACTGCGACTCTGACCCGTACCACGAGTTCATGCCCTTTGAACCTTCCTTTCTGGTTACTGTCATCTGTGGGTACTCTAACCTCTGCCCTACGACCCTCTCCTGCCCCAACAAACCCCAGCAGCACCTCTTAGGGACATGCTGA